In Burkholderia gladioli, a genomic segment contains:
- a CDS encoding lipoprotein translates to MRTPASRAWLTRFAPARRASRGQGLTRVLAALALAASLLATGCAEPSANPATTAGGSLPKIDRDKAEQLRREQQIASSLPSLGSIPVTRSRPLSLRDSGQDGAITMLRDVDFRIVGELGFYVHQLSATLRPTRPGAPIVFDDPSSFGIDVHRGIVTLDDSKLTAVFNTYLFGYRGAPLRKLQVSAGDGVIHLQGEMQRGGWVPFSLTGKLSVRDGTALVFHPTEVRVQGLDANPVMRAANVKMADLLKIDTPVAKLSGDDLVMQVDKLMPPPQLKLKVVALRITPDGLDLAFDDGTGAGFAMPEGAPQQAMLIRGGDVKFMRSMPMNADILIGPARPATKAEPFVFDLYHYRDQVSTGYFSFAPSGAMTIHIPSYAGAKPPADAIGSAGARLNDSFVKTQQAALRDARQRWFSEALPGGGASLAVNAATGASADERHVSSRTTAIQLRNVDFSIAGQIGFHVDQLDAQMVPRRPGEPVDLDDPNQYEIRILGGSVLETWPAMNALFNDYLLDYTPRALNDLKLTPDGDKLHVTGGIRLWNHVPPGVWLPTSMTGTLSVLDGRHIAYTPSQVSVLGVPQATLLRALGIELASLTPLRRRGAELRGDALVLDQYTVFPPPVLKGQLAQVRVEPAGLRLSFHRAPDAPPLPKPGTNASSYIWMEGGDMKMFNVLETNLRALIENTAQPGAMRFDLYGYREQVSKGSVRMAADGTLLVDLGRANPLAP, encoded by the coding sequence ATGCGAACACCGGCATCGCGTGCCTGGCTCACGCGTTTCGCGCCAGCGCGTCGCGCGAGCCGCGGCCAGGGCCTGACGCGCGTGCTCGCCGCGCTCGCGCTCGCGGCCTCGCTGCTCGCCACCGGCTGCGCCGAACCTTCGGCGAATCCGGCCACGACCGCGGGCGGCAGCCTGCCGAAAATCGATCGCGACAAGGCCGAGCAACTGCGGCGCGAGCAGCAGATCGCGAGCAGCCTGCCCTCGCTCGGCTCGATTCCCGTCACGCGATCGCGGCCGCTCAGCCTGCGCGATTCGGGCCAGGACGGCGCGATCACGATGCTGCGCGATGTCGATTTCCGCATCGTCGGCGAGCTCGGCTTCTACGTCCACCAGTTGTCGGCCACGCTGCGCCCGACCCGCCCCGGCGCCCCGATCGTCTTCGACGATCCCTCGAGCTTCGGCATCGACGTGCATCGCGGCATCGTCACGCTCGACGACAGCAAGCTCACCGCGGTCTTCAATACCTACCTGTTCGGCTATCGCGGCGCGCCGCTGCGCAAGCTGCAGGTCTCGGCCGGCGACGGCGTGATCCATCTGCAGGGCGAGATGCAGCGCGGCGGCTGGGTGCCGTTCTCGCTGACCGGCAAGCTCTCGGTGCGCGACGGCACCGCGCTGGTATTCCATCCCACCGAGGTCCGCGTGCAGGGGCTGGACGCGAACCCCGTGATGCGCGCGGCCAACGTGAAGATGGCGGACCTGCTGAAGATCGACACGCCGGTGGCGAAGCTGTCCGGCGACGACCTGGTGATGCAGGTCGACAAGCTGATGCCGCCGCCGCAATTGAAGCTGAAGGTGGTCGCGTTGCGCATCACGCCAGACGGGCTCGACCTCGCCTTCGACGACGGCACCGGGGCCGGTTTCGCGATGCCCGAGGGCGCGCCGCAGCAGGCCATGCTGATCCGCGGCGGCGACGTGAAGTTCATGCGCTCGATGCCGATGAACGCCGACATCCTGATCGGCCCGGCCCGGCCCGCGACGAAGGCCGAGCCCTTCGTGTTCGATCTCTACCACTATCGCGACCAGGTCTCGACCGGTTACTTCAGCTTCGCGCCGAGCGGCGCGATGACCATCCACATCCCGTCCTATGCCGGCGCGAAACCGCCCGCGGATGCGATCGGCTCGGCCGGCGCGCGCCTGAACGACAGCTTCGTCAAGACCCAGCAGGCGGCCTTGCGCGACGCGCGCCAGCGCTGGTTCTCCGAAGCCCTGCCCGGCGGCGGCGCCTCGCTGGCCGTGAACGCGGCCACCGGCGCGTCGGCCGACGAGCGGCACGTCTCGAGCCGCACCACCGCGATCCAGCTGCGCAACGTGGATTTCAGCATCGCCGGCCAGATCGGCTTCCACGTCGACCAGCTCGACGCGCAGATGGTGCCGCGCCGCCCCGGGGAACCGGTCGATCTCGACGATCCGAACCAGTACGAAATCCGCATCCTCGGCGGCTCGGTGCTCGAGACCTGGCCGGCCATGAATGCGCTGTTCAACGACTACCTGCTCGACTACACGCCGCGCGCGCTCAACGACCTGAAGCTCACGCCCGACGGCGACAAGCTGCACGTGACCGGCGGCATCCGGCTGTGGAATCACGTCCCGCCCGGCGTCTGGCTGCCGACCTCGATGACGGGCACGCTCTCGGTGCTCGACGGGCGCCATATCGCCTACACGCCCTCGCAGGTCTCGGTGCTCGGCGTGCCGCAGGCGACGCTGCTGCGTGCGCTCGGCATCGAGCTGGCCTCGCTGACGCCGCTGCGCCGGCGCGGCGCGGAACTGCGCGGCGACGCGCTGGTGCTCGACCAGTACACGGTGTTCCCGCCGCCCGTGCTGAAGGGCCAGCTCGCGCAGGTGCGCGTCGAGCCGGCTGGCCTGCGGCTCAGCTTCCATCGCGCACCCGACGCGCCGCCGCTGCCGAAACCCGGCACCAACGCGAGCAGCTACATCTGGATGGAGGGCGGCGACATGAAGATGTTCAACGTGCTGGAGACCAACCTGCGCGCGCTGATCGAGAACACCGCGCAGCCAGGGGCGATGCGTTTCGATCTCTACGGCTATCGCGAACAGGTCTCGAAGGGCTCGGTGCGCATGGCGGCCGACGGCACCCTGCTGGTCGATCTCGGGCGCGCGAATCCGCTGGCACCCTGA
- a CDS encoding Flp family type IVb pilin, producing MKAVWKRFLADETGVTAVEYGLIGGFVVGAAALGATALSNSVESLFSFVTSFFNRF from the coding sequence ATGAAGGCAGTGTGGAAGCGTTTTCTGGCCGACGAGACGGGTGTGACCGCGGTCGAGTATGGATTGATCGGCGGTTTCGTGGTCGGGGCCGCGGCGCTGGGCGCAACCGCCTTGAGCAATAGCGTGGAAAGCCTGTTTTCGTTCGTCACGAGCTTTTTCAACAGATTCTGA
- a CDS encoding PLP-dependent aminotransferase family protein, whose translation MTHKYRTIAAHYSRAIETGLLPVGERLPSLRELADLHRVSLATTVEACRLLERQGYVEARPRAGYFVRHPKRSAARHAGQPGRAAEPDEPRIDAADYVGVHERISVMLARAMQRAPEVDLARAVCAPAMYPGAALKNHALRILRARPSLYDASPDPGGVSRLKEAIARVSITRGLALDPGAVLVTHGCSEALSLALRAVTSPGDVVAIESPCYFGILQILESLGLRALELPTDPQRGLSPEAIEIALRRPGGVQAVICTPALHNPLGSIMPDDAKARLVESCERSGVPLVEDDSYGALLPNPAHARPLKSWDRTGNVIHCSSLNKTVSPGARIGWLTGGKWQNRIEMLMYAVSRHREEIPQLAVADYLTSGAFHRQMRRMQTQLARQRALLAQAIAEHFPAGTELTRPTAGLLLWVTLPGRTDTDRLFDRALHEGIRISPGSMFSNTDRFGHCLRLSAGMPFDSRIEAAVERLGQLVRELPS comes from the coding sequence ATGACCCACAAATACCGCACCATCGCCGCGCACTACAGCCGGGCGATCGAGACCGGCCTGCTGCCCGTCGGAGAGCGCCTGCCCTCGCTGCGCGAATTGGCCGACCTGCATCGCGTCTCGCTCGCGACCACGGTCGAAGCCTGCCGCCTGCTGGAGCGGCAGGGTTATGTCGAGGCCCGGCCCAGGGCCGGCTACTTCGTTCGTCATCCCAAGCGATCCGCGGCGCGTCACGCAGGCCAACCCGGCCGCGCAGCGGAACCCGACGAGCCGCGTATCGATGCGGCCGATTACGTGGGCGTCCACGAGCGCATTTCGGTGATGCTCGCGCGCGCCATGCAACGCGCGCCCGAGGTCGACCTGGCGCGGGCGGTCTGCGCGCCGGCGATGTATCCGGGCGCGGCCCTGAAGAATCATGCGCTGCGCATCCTGCGCGCCCGCCCGAGTCTCTACGATGCCAGCCCCGATCCCGGCGGCGTCTCCCGCTTGAAGGAGGCGATCGCGCGCGTCTCGATCACGCGCGGGCTGGCCCTCGACCCCGGCGCCGTGCTCGTCACCCACGGCTGCAGCGAGGCGCTGTCGCTCGCCTTGCGGGCCGTCACCTCGCCGGGCGACGTCGTCGCGATCGAATCGCCCTGTTACTTCGGCATCCTGCAGATCCTCGAATCGCTGGGGCTACGCGCGCTGGAACTGCCGACCGATCCGCAACGCGGCCTCTCGCCGGAAGCCATCGAGATCGCCCTGCGCCGCCCGGGCGGCGTGCAGGCCGTGATCTGCACGCCGGCCCTGCACAATCCGCTCGGCAGCATCATGCCGGACGATGCCAAGGCGCGGCTGGTCGAATCCTGCGAGCGAAGCGGCGTCCCGCTCGTCGAGGACGACAGCTACGGCGCGCTGCTGCCCAATCCCGCGCATGCGCGCCCGCTCAAGTCCTGGGATCGCACCGGCAACGTGATCCACTGCAGTTCGCTGAACAAGACCGTGTCGCCCGGCGCGCGCATCGGCTGGCTGACGGGCGGCAAATGGCAGAACCGGATCGAGATGCTGATGTACGCCGTGTCGCGCCACCGCGAGGAGATCCCGCAACTGGCCGTGGCCGACTACCTGACGAGCGGCGCCTTCCATCGCCAGATGCGGCGCATGCAGACGCAGCTCGCGCGCCAACGCGCCCTGCTCGCCCAAGCGATCGCCGAGCATTTCCCCGCCGGCACCGAGCTCACGCGCCCGACGGCGGGCCTGCTGCTATGGGTGACGCTGCCCGGGCGAACCGATACCGACCGGCTGTTCGATCGTGCCCTGCACGAAGGCATCCGCATCAGCCCCGGCTCGATGTTCTCGAATACCGACCGCTTTGGTCACTGCCTGCGGCTAAGCGCGGGCATGCCGTTCGATTCGCGCATCGAGGCGGCGGTCGAACGGCTCGGGCAACTGGTTCGGGAACTGCCATCCTGA
- a CDS encoding MFS transporter, protein MSRVLPGESTDSYRWTVLGVAALAQTTASITAQGLYTLMPSLQVAFHLSEAAGALAISALNGGQVVTMLMLGWLIDRFGERRVVASTMSMMGLAAMLGAWMAPSFPVLLVFIAMIGATYASVQPGGTRAIVRWFPPWERGMATGVRQAGLPLGTALAAMALPLLAATQGWRLALVVQGAIGLAGGALFALLHRDERKAPGLPSAAPPGLLTSIRLVAGHTVLWPVMAAGAAMVAFQYTFATHAIPFVAARFHYPLVAAALLFSLSQWFGILGRVGLAWLSDRWWPGRRLRSLGMCMAICIAVALGLPLLPAETPKLVLAVIFGVVGLVGVGWYPLYLLQVAEMAPSSVVASTLSFSMTLNMLAISILPPLFGVLVDRFHYGAAWSALACLVLLGGLVLWRGASLSGRESRAPKA, encoded by the coding sequence ATGTCCCGCGTCTTGCCCGGGGAGTCGACCGACAGCTATCGCTGGACCGTGCTCGGCGTCGCCGCCCTGGCACAGACCACCGCGTCGATCACGGCGCAGGGCCTCTATACGCTGATGCCTTCGCTGCAGGTGGCGTTTCACCTGTCGGAGGCGGCCGGCGCGCTGGCGATCAGCGCCTTGAACGGCGGCCAGGTCGTGACCATGCTGATGCTCGGTTGGCTGATCGACCGCTTCGGCGAACGCCGCGTGGTTGCATCGACGATGAGCATGATGGGCCTGGCCGCCATGCTCGGCGCCTGGATGGCGCCGTCCTTTCCGGTACTGCTGGTGTTCATCGCGATGATCGGCGCCACCTACGCCTCGGTGCAGCCCGGCGGCACGCGCGCCATCGTCCGCTGGTTCCCGCCGTGGGAGCGCGGCATGGCGACGGGCGTCAGGCAGGCCGGCTTGCCGCTCGGCACCGCGCTGGCGGCCATGGCGCTGCCGCTGCTGGCAGCGACCCAGGGCTGGCGCCTCGCGCTGGTCGTGCAGGGGGCGATCGGCCTGGCCGGCGGCGCGCTGTTCGCGCTGCTGCATCGCGACGAACGCAAGGCGCCGGGCCTGCCGTCGGCCGCGCCGCCGGGGCTGCTGACATCGATCCGGCTGGTGGCCGGCCACACCGTGCTCTGGCCGGTGATGGCGGCGGGCGCCGCGATGGTCGCGTTCCAGTACACCTTCGCGACGCATGCGATCCCGTTCGTCGCCGCGCGTTTCCATTACCCGCTGGTGGCCGCGGCCTTGCTGTTCTCGCTGTCGCAATGGTTCGGGATCCTGGGGCGCGTCGGGCTCGCCTGGCTCAGCGACCGCTGGTGGCCGGGGCGCCGGCTGCGTTCGCTGGGCATGTGCATGGCGATCTGCATCGCCGTCGCGCTCGGCCTGCCGCTGTTGCCGGCCGAGACGCCGAAGCTGGTGCTGGCCGTGATCTTCGGTGTCGTCGGGCTGGTCGGTGTCGGCTGGTATCCGCTCTATCTGCTGCAGGTCGCCGAGATGGCGCCGAGCAGCGTGGTGGCCTCGACGCTCAGTTTCTCGATGACGCTCAACATGCTCGCGATCAGCATCCTGCCGCCGCTGTTCGGCGTGCTTGTCGACCGCTTTCATTACGGCGCGGCGTGGAGCGCGCTGGCTTGTCTGGTGCTGCTGGGGGGCTTGGTGTTGTGGCGCGGAGCGAGCTTGTCGGGACGTGAATCACGGGCGCCGAAGGCATGA
- a CDS encoding tyrosine-type recombinase/integrase: MPWPRRVYLRSNTFWWVRPTDEQWVKLCRLEDGETRMLERLAEEKRKIEIDPNAGNIPRLVDVYMETHEKKYAESFRDEWRRRGETVKTGFSKFDIQQVDAGAIYDFLHDNWGDKLPTFQAMHAWLSKFFAWATVKRYASGNPCREIQVKKPKKRTVYIPNDHFLAIRTALAVYSYEKKIKGQKRTIEAKVPTGPMMQVFVDLCYLTIQRATEIRELQWKQDPADPFGCSWVDENAGVIHFVPSKTEDSSGEVVDWPITPEIQAVLARARALEPRFGQRYVVRDENGAQKTMAACRDAWRDAKRRAGLSKAPYTVKDIRAKAMTDARRAGYDIDALQVAAAHSDRNTTEIYIKSRDVPVSTVRMALPAA, from the coding sequence GTGCCATGGCCGCGCCGGGTATATCTGCGCTCGAACACGTTCTGGTGGGTGCGGCCCACCGACGAGCAGTGGGTCAAGCTCTGCCGGCTGGAAGATGGCGAAACCCGCATGCTCGAGCGGCTCGCGGAAGAGAAGCGCAAGATCGAGATCGACCCGAACGCCGGCAACATCCCGCGCCTGGTCGACGTCTATATGGAGACGCACGAGAAGAAATACGCCGAATCCTTCCGTGACGAGTGGCGCCGCCGCGGCGAGACAGTGAAGACGGGGTTCTCGAAGTTCGACATCCAGCAGGTCGACGCCGGCGCGATCTACGACTTCCTGCACGACAACTGGGGCGACAAGCTGCCGACATTCCAGGCGATGCACGCCTGGCTGTCGAAATTCTTCGCCTGGGCGACCGTGAAGCGCTACGCGAGCGGAAATCCGTGCCGCGAGATCCAGGTCAAGAAGCCGAAGAAGCGCACCGTCTACATCCCGAACGATCACTTCCTGGCGATCCGCACGGCGCTGGCCGTGTACAGCTACGAGAAGAAGATCAAGGGGCAGAAGCGGACGATCGAGGCGAAGGTGCCCACCGGGCCGATGATGCAGGTGTTCGTGGACCTCTGCTATCTGACGATCCAGCGCGCGACCGAGATCCGCGAGCTGCAGTGGAAGCAGGATCCGGCCGACCCGTTCGGCTGCAGCTGGGTGGACGAGAACGCCGGCGTTATCCACTTCGTCCCGTCGAAGACCGAGGACTCCAGCGGCGAGGTGGTGGACTGGCCGATCACCCCGGAGATCCAGGCCGTGTTGGCCCGCGCCCGCGCGCTCGAGCCGAGATTCGGGCAGCGATATGTGGTGCGCGACGAGAACGGCGCGCAGAAGACCATGGCGGCCTGTCGCGACGCCTGGCGCGATGCGAAGCGACGCGCGGGACTGAGCAAAGCGCCTTACACCGTGAAAGATATCCGCGCGAAGGCCATGACCGACGCCCGGCGCGCCGGCTACGATATCGACGCCCTGCAGGTGGCCGCGGCGCACTCGGATCGCAACACCACCGAGATCTACATCAAGTCGCGCGACGTGCCGGTGTCCACGGTCAGGATGGCGCTGCCGGCCGCATGA
- a CDS encoding DUF4224 domain-containing protein, producing MNERLMSEEDLQHVTGKKRHSAQAAWFQRHFGLTPVQSADGRIIITWAAFEGLQAKRAGIGEARAAAGPRPSLTPIRRIA from the coding sequence ATGAACGAACGCCTCATGTCCGAAGAGGATCTGCAGCACGTCACAGGCAAGAAGCGCCACAGCGCGCAGGCCGCTTGGTTCCAGCGGCATTTCGGCCTCACGCCCGTGCAGAGCGCCGACGGCCGCATCATCATCACCTGGGCGGCGTTCGAAGGCCTTCAGGCCAAGCGCGCCGGCATCGGCGAGGCGCGGGCGGCCGCGGGCCCGCGGCCGAGCCTCACCCCCATCCGGAGGATCGCTTGA
- a CDS encoding phage Gp37/Gp68 family protein, whose amino-acid sequence MSENSKIEWTDHTFNPWEGCQKVGPGCDHCYAEARNARFAGGTAVNWGPGAARRRTSAANWREPVRWNVRHEEFFAAHGRRQRVFCASLADVFDNAVPAAWRRELAALIEATPALDWLLLTKRIGNAAAMLVDMFPAGTPDHVWLGATVVNQAEADRDVPKLLATPAAVRFLSIEPMLGPVDLRIIACKACPNSVDGLLMDPETGAHECCSRCDFTGIDTDWGIDWIIAGGESGTRARAAHPDWLRSLRDQCSEAGVPFLFKQWGEYLPWTHFRSACIDDRPEQTRFQTMEWIGDRWADIGYPLAADSADGDIDGRQCVGRVGKRAAGRLLDGVEHNGFPLGCTRAEDVK is encoded by the coding sequence TTGAGCGAGAACAGCAAGATCGAATGGACGGACCATACGTTCAACCCCTGGGAGGGATGCCAGAAGGTCGGACCTGGCTGTGACCACTGCTACGCGGAGGCGCGCAACGCGCGCTTCGCCGGCGGCACGGCGGTCAACTGGGGGCCCGGCGCGGCGCGCCGGCGCACGTCGGCCGCGAACTGGCGCGAGCCGGTGCGCTGGAACGTGCGGCATGAAGAGTTCTTCGCCGCACATGGTCGACGCCAGCGAGTCTTCTGCGCATCGCTGGCCGACGTGTTCGACAACGCGGTGCCGGCGGCATGGCGCCGCGAACTGGCGGCGCTGATCGAGGCGACGCCGGCGCTCGACTGGCTGCTGCTGACGAAGCGCATCGGCAACGCGGCCGCGATGCTGGTCGACATGTTCCCGGCCGGCACGCCGGATCACGTCTGGCTCGGCGCCACGGTCGTCAACCAGGCCGAGGCAGATCGCGACGTCCCGAAGCTGCTCGCCACGCCGGCGGCTGTCCGGTTCCTGTCGATCGAGCCAATGCTCGGCCCGGTCGATCTGAGAATCATTGCTTGCAAAGCGTGCCCGAACTCGGTGGACGGCCTATTGATGGATCCTGAAACAGGGGCTCACGAGTGCTGCAGCCGCTGCGACTTCACGGGCATCGACACCGATTGGGGAATCGATTGGATCATTGCCGGCGGCGAAAGCGGCACCCGCGCGCGGGCCGCGCACCCCGACTGGCTCCGCTCGCTACGCGACCAATGCTCCGAGGCCGGCGTACCGTTCCTGTTCAAGCAATGGGGCGAGTACTTGCCGTGGACGCACTTCCGTAGCGCGTGCATCGACGATCGCCCCGAGCAAACCCGCTTCCAAACCATGGAATGGATTGGCGACCGGTGGGCCGACATCGGCTACCCGCTGGCGGCCGACTCCGCTGACGGCGACATCGACGGCCGGCAGTGCGTCGGCCGCGTCGGCAAGCGCGCCGCCGGCCGGCTGCTCGACGGCGTCGAGCACAACGGATTCCCATTGGGATGCACCCGTGCGGAGGACGTGAAATGA
- a CDS encoding ParB/RepB/Spo0J family partition protein: MAKSSPVGRIIAVPLNQLRISPHNARPNDTSDVTELAALLRSQNQLQNLVVHEYGEGYAVAEGGRRLRAFNLNVQLGHTKPDLPVWCLVIDSTASALAASVAANSGREPMHPADEFDAFKGLVDGGKPIEDVAAQFGVTPLVVRRRLLLAKVSPKLIALYRAGEMNLEQLQAFTLTDKHALQEKVWNNAPSYQRHPASLRAALTKGAKSTSNDRAARFVGLDAYEAAGGTVVRDLFGGPDSGYIADDELMQRLAVEKLEAIAQQLRDEGWAFVKVVPEIGWSDTHPYGRSKPTRRELTEDEQQEIDRLETECAANQERVDEDDDLTDGDTEQLEHAIATAQARIEAIRSSVETYSDRQKKKAGALVGIGQNGLVEIHRGMIAPPDPKVQKAKEKEAARAAAVERGEPEPAGFSEALMRKLTANRTAALAAHLLECPRVALDLLCTQLAMQTLYRGGYYGAAGVQIQLHDQQGALRNAGGAPIENSKAWITIEQKRAEIQARIPEHPGELFAWLGQQTPIDVMEILCFCTSTALNAITSSEAASRPLAAVENAIGLDVSDWWQPTRETFLDQVPKAIIQTALEEAGASDAARKAVGAAKKAQAAELAEDELRDSGWLPGPLRGPHYSMNAAARAAPPAAKATEAAEPKKRSRRRPAKPAEQAEPPSDSTPAPLKPGLDPRAAWPFPKSDRP, encoded by the coding sequence ATGGCTAAATCGTCCCCGGTGGGCCGCATCATCGCGGTCCCGCTGAACCAGCTTCGCATTTCCCCGCACAACGCGCGGCCGAACGACACCTCCGACGTGACCGAGCTCGCCGCGCTCCTGCGCTCGCAAAATCAGCTGCAGAACCTGGTCGTGCACGAGTACGGCGAGGGCTATGCCGTTGCCGAGGGCGGCCGGCGCCTGCGCGCGTTCAATCTGAACGTCCAGCTCGGCCACACGAAGCCCGACCTGCCGGTCTGGTGCCTGGTCATCGACAGCACGGCCAGCGCGCTCGCGGCCAGCGTGGCTGCCAACTCGGGCCGCGAGCCGATGCACCCGGCCGACGAGTTCGACGCGTTCAAGGGACTGGTCGACGGCGGCAAGCCGATCGAGGATGTCGCCGCGCAGTTCGGCGTGACGCCGCTGGTGGTGCGCCGACGGCTGCTGCTCGCGAAAGTCTCGCCCAAGCTGATCGCGCTATACCGCGCCGGCGAAATGAACCTCGAGCAGCTGCAGGCGTTCACGCTCACCGACAAACACGCCCTGCAGGAGAAGGTCTGGAACAACGCACCCTCCTACCAGCGGCACCCGGCCAGCCTGCGCGCTGCGCTGACGAAGGGCGCGAAATCCACCAGCAATGATCGCGCCGCGCGCTTCGTCGGGCTCGACGCCTACGAGGCGGCCGGGGGCACCGTCGTGCGCGACCTGTTCGGCGGTCCGGATAGCGGCTATATCGCCGACGACGAGCTGATGCAGCGCCTGGCCGTCGAAAAGCTCGAGGCGATCGCGCAGCAGCTGCGCGACGAAGGCTGGGCGTTCGTGAAGGTCGTGCCCGAGATCGGCTGGAGCGACACGCATCCGTATGGCCGCAGCAAGCCGACGCGCCGCGAGCTCACCGAGGACGAACAGCAGGAAATCGATCGCCTCGAAACCGAGTGCGCGGCGAATCAGGAGCGCGTCGACGAAGACGACGATCTGACCGACGGCGACACCGAGCAGCTTGAGCATGCGATCGCCACGGCGCAGGCGCGCATCGAGGCAATCCGCTCGTCCGTCGAGACGTACAGCGATCGCCAGAAGAAGAAGGCCGGCGCACTGGTAGGGATCGGCCAGAACGGCCTCGTCGAGATCCACCGCGGCATGATCGCGCCGCCCGACCCCAAGGTGCAAAAGGCGAAGGAGAAAGAGGCCGCGCGCGCCGCCGCCGTCGAGCGCGGCGAGCCGGAGCCGGCCGGCTTCAGCGAAGCCCTCATGCGCAAGCTGACGGCGAACCGCACTGCCGCCCTCGCCGCGCACCTGCTCGAATGCCCGCGCGTCGCGCTCGATCTGCTCTGCACGCAGCTCGCGATGCAGACGCTCTACCGTGGCGGCTACTACGGCGCGGCCGGCGTGCAGATCCAGTTGCATGACCAGCAAGGCGCCCTGCGCAACGCCGGAGGCGCGCCGATCGAGAACAGCAAAGCGTGGATCACGATCGAGCAGAAGCGCGCCGAGATCCAGGCGCGCATTCCCGAGCACCCGGGCGAACTGTTCGCGTGGCTCGGCCAGCAGACCCCGATCGACGTCATGGAGATCCTTTGCTTCTGCACGTCGACGGCGCTGAATGCGATCACCAGCAGCGAAGCGGCGAGCCGGCCGCTCGCGGCTGTCGAAAACGCGATCGGCCTGGATGTCTCCGATTGGTGGCAACCGACGCGCGAGACGTTCCTCGACCAGGTGCCGAAGGCGATCATCCAGACCGCCCTCGAGGAAGCCGGCGCGAGCGACGCAGCGCGCAAAGCCGTCGGCGCCGCGAAGAAGGCCCAGGCGGCCGAGCTCGCCGAGGACGAACTGCGCGACAGCGGCTGGCTTCCGGGACCGCTGCGCGGGCCGCACTACTCCATGAACGCCGCCGCGCGCGCGGCCCCGCCAGCGGCCAAGGCGACCGAGGCGGCCGAGCCGAAGAAGCGCAGCCGCCGCCGGCCCGCGAAGCCGGCCGAGCAGGCTGAACCCCCTTCTGACAGCACTCCCGCGCCGCTCAAGCCCGGTCTCGATCCCCGGGCCGCGTGGCCCTTCCCGAAATCCGACCGCCCGTAG
- a CDS encoding MarR family transcriptional regulator, whose protein sequence is MASTESILKLIVDRPGLTAAEIADELETAATDVQSRLGKYITSEHVKREKKKLENRDVWIYFPSQSLVNEGGGLNPDAMKRAPRTPAAAPGDFTFGFFSDGALSIAKGSKEIRLTHDEAERLIKFLDAINIDRITAGA, encoded by the coding sequence ATGGCCTCTACCGAAAGCATCCTGAAACTGATCGTGGATCGGCCTGGCCTGACGGCGGCCGAAATCGCCGATGAACTGGAAACCGCCGCGACGGACGTTCAGTCCCGCCTCGGGAAATACATCACCAGCGAGCACGTGAAGCGTGAGAAGAAGAAGCTCGAGAACCGCGACGTGTGGATCTACTTCCCCTCGCAGTCGCTCGTCAATGAGGGCGGCGGCCTGAACCCGGACGCAATGAAGCGTGCTCCCCGCACGCCGGCCGCGGCGCCCGGCGATTTCACGTTCGGCTTTTTCTCCGATGGCGCGCTATCGATCGCGAAGGGCTCGAAGGAAATCAGGCTCACGCACGACGAAGCGGAGCGGCTGATCAAGTTCCTCGACGCGATCAACATCGACCGCATCACCGCCGGCGCGTGA